Proteins encoded by one window of Pyrinomonadaceae bacterium:
- a CDS encoding glycosyltransferase family 61 protein: MRQLNASDPILKPQMVSRRLPLNFDENDRQLFAHELEKVIPETSLLELHDVRISSDGLLFKDGKILKESFAFPFLLDEWKKRSRVKFIASNYLLRKTRKLDKTAFWIVDQWSSGYFHWLSDALSRLTLIRANLQDEILLLPHHYAQFDYVQASLKSFDVQNVEFIAPHEVVRCKRLLLPTPIAPSGHFREEIIRGVRKQLLDYFTEPSALARRVYISRAHAPKRRIVNEAEVSAALRKFDFEIIHAEDLGFAEQVRLFSQTRYLVSNHGAGLTNMLFLQSGGSVLELRHKTDRVNNCYFTLASALNLKYFYQTCDPLPDGEDAHTADLFVNVEQLARNLDQIIGK, from the coding sequence ATGCGACAGTTGAACGCCTCTGATCCAATCCTGAAGCCGCAAATGGTCTCGCGCCGGCTTCCGCTGAATTTCGACGAAAACGATCGGCAACTGTTCGCACACGAACTGGAAAAAGTTATCCCAGAGACGTCTCTTCTGGAATTGCACGACGTCCGAATCAGCTCTGACGGGTTGTTGTTCAAAGACGGAAAGATTCTTAAAGAATCCTTTGCTTTCCCTTTTCTGCTTGACGAGTGGAAGAAACGCAGCAGAGTTAAGTTTATCGCCAGCAACTATCTTTTAAGAAAAACTCGAAAGCTCGATAAGACGGCCTTCTGGATCGTTGATCAGTGGAGCAGTGGTTATTTCCATTGGCTTTCGGACGCGCTCAGCCGGCTCACGCTGATTCGCGCGAATTTGCAGGATGAGATCTTACTTTTGCCTCATCACTATGCCCAATTTGATTACGTGCAAGCTTCTTTAAAGAGTTTTGACGTGCAAAACGTAGAGTTCATTGCACCTCATGAAGTAGTCAGATGCAAACGGCTCCTGCTCCCGACGCCCATCGCTCCTTCAGGACATTTTCGCGAAGAGATAATTCGCGGCGTTCGCAAGCAATTACTCGATTACTTTACTGAACCCTCCGCACTTGCCAGGAGAGTTTATATTAGTCGCGCGCACGCGCCGAAAAGACGGATCGTGAATGAAGCTGAAGTCAGCGCAGCTTTGCGCAAATTTGATTTTGAGATAATTCACGCCGAAGACTTAGGCTTCGCTGAGCAAGTAAGATTGTTTTCACAAACCCGCTATCTAGTCTCAAATCACGGGGCGGGTTTGACTAACATGCTCTTCCTGCAATCGGGAGGTAGCGTGCTGGAGCTTCGTCACAAGACCGACCGGGTTAATAATTGTTATTTCACTCTGGCTTCCGCCCTCAACCTGAAATATTTTTACCAGACGTGCGATCCCTTGCCAGATGGTGAAGACGCACACACGGCAGATCTGTTTGTTAACGTCGAACAGCTTGCGCGCAACCTTGATCAAATAATCGGTAAGTAG
- a CDS encoding FkbM family methyltransferase, which translates to MSSKPVEILKAMARRIVPEPLKRGLFRSGYALMSDRQRDETRRAFQIASIESSLRNMRALGFCPAQIVDVGAYVGGWTKMVKSIFPEAKVLMIEAQTLRENDLRQVCAQFQGDVAYRISLLGAESRDRVQFYELETGSSVMFEQSSIPRSTAEYPMRPLDSVSREAGFEKVDFLKLDVQGYELEVLKGAHSTLQNAQAVLMEVSLMGVNKGAPLVNEVLQFMAERNFRVYDICSFIRRPLDNALWQSDLIFLRADSTLLSNESFN; encoded by the coding sequence ATGAGCTCAAAACCCGTCGAAATCCTGAAGGCAATGGCCCGAAGAATTGTTCCCGAGCCGCTCAAGCGGGGCCTTTTCAGAAGCGGCTACGCCCTGATGTCGGATCGTCAGCGCGATGAAACCCGAAGGGCCTTCCAAATCGCGTCGATTGAATCAAGCTTGCGAAACATGCGGGCGCTCGGATTCTGTCCCGCGCAAATCGTTGACGTGGGCGCATACGTTGGCGGCTGGACGAAGATGGTGAAATCAATCTTTCCCGAAGCGAAGGTGTTGATGATCGAGGCGCAAACTCTCAGGGAAAATGATCTGCGGCAAGTTTGCGCGCAATTTCAGGGCGACGTGGCGTACCGAATAAGCTTGCTGGGAGCTGAGTCCCGCGACCGCGTTCAGTTTTATGAACTTGAAACCGGCTCGTCTGTCATGTTCGAACAAAGCAGCATTCCGCGATCGACCGCCGAATATCCTATGCGGCCTTTGGATAGCGTTTCCCGGGAAGCCGGCTTTGAAAAAGTGGATTTTCTGAAGCTTGACGTCCAGGGTTATGAGCTCGAAGTTCTGAAGGGCGCACACTCCACGCTGCAAAATGCGCAAGCGGTTTTGATGGAAGTCTCGCTGATGGGAGTAAACAAGGGGGCGCCGCTGGTGAATGAGGTGCTCCAGTTCATGGCGGAGCGCAACTTTCGTGTCTATGACATCTGTTCGTTTATCAGAAGGCCTCTTGATAATGCATTGTGGCAGTCGGACCTGATTTTTTTGCGCGCTGATTCTACGCTTTTGAGCAACGAATCTTTCAACTAG
- a CDS encoding glycosyltransferase family 2 protein — translation MTTQLSFIIVNWNGGELLRQCIESVARFPPSVPFDIFVVDNASSDDSVKWLKSEGLAAHVPAKLHLIENSENVGFSRANNQAIAESKSDMLFLLNPDTQVTEGAIDTLINTLHLDERIGACGPRLLNPDGSLQHSVWRNPPTPWEILTAGLGLWRLLPKRLRGELLLGGHWDHARRRDVPMLFGAALLARREMIDDVGSLDERFHMYAEDNEWCLRMRRGGWRVVFEPDAEIVHQGSPFSLQRWGTLGKLRAQTESSLDFQRRCLSRIHAIGNLAAGSLVMFFHKIWRTSRSRPREEIQLLLDIYLAGLRQTRSGT, via the coding sequence ATGACAACCCAATTATCTTTCATTATCGTTAATTGGAATGGCGGCGAATTGCTGCGCCAATGTATCGAAAGCGTGGCCCGGTTTCCGCCCAGCGTACCTTTCGATATTTTCGTTGTCGATAACGCCTCGTCTGACGACAGCGTGAAGTGGCTGAAATCTGAGGGGCTGGCTGCGCACGTCCCAGCTAAACTGCACCTAATCGAGAATTCTGAAAACGTCGGGTTCAGCCGGGCGAACAATCAGGCCATTGCCGAGAGCAAGTCCGACATGTTGTTCCTGCTCAATCCGGACACTCAGGTGACCGAAGGCGCCATCGACACTCTCATAAACACTTTGCATCTCGACGAGCGCATCGGCGCCTGCGGACCGCGTTTGTTGAATCCGGATGGCAGTTTGCAGCACAGCGTGTGGCGTAATCCGCCCACGCCATGGGAGATTCTGACTGCGGGTCTGGGTCTTTGGCGGTTGCTGCCAAAGAGGTTACGTGGTGAACTGCTGCTGGGCGGACATTGGGATCACGCGCGGCGGCGGGATGTCCCGATGCTCTTTGGCGCGGCGCTGCTGGCGCGACGCGAAATGATTGACGATGTGGGCTCGCTTGATGAACGTTTCCACATGTACGCTGAGGATAATGAGTGGTGCCTGCGCATGAGACGCGGCGGTTGGCGGGTAGTGTTCGAGCCTGACGCCGAAATCGTCCATCAAGGCAGTCCATTTTCTCTGCAACGCTGGGGAACTCTTGGCAAGCTGCGCGCACAAACTGAATCCAGCCTGGATTTTCAACGACGATGCTTATCGCGAATTCACGCCATCGGGAACCTTGCCGCTGGCAGTCTGGTGATGTTTTTTCATAAGATCTGGCGGACCAGTCGCAGCCGGCCTCGTGAGGAGATTCAGCTATTGCTGGACATATATCTCGCCGGCCTCCGGCAAACGCGGAGCGGAACCTGA
- a CDS encoding GDP-mannose 4,6-dehydratase encodes MKALITGITGQDGSYLAEHLLDLGYEVHGLVRRVAMEDPQRRFTRISHLLDKVMLHPASLESYPSIFNVVSRNQFDECYHLAAQSFVAESFADGFSTMNTNINGTHYILAALRELQPRCRFYFAGSSEMFGKVREVPQKETTPFHPRSPYGISKVAGFDLTRNYREAYDMFCVSGISFNHESPRRGFEFVTRKITAAVARIKAGQQKDLSLGNLEARRDWGHAKDYVRAMYLMLQQDTPDDFVVASGASHTVRQFCELAFGQAGLDYRDYVVQDDRFYRPAEVESLIGDATKARTVLGWAPEHDFEALVKDMVSHDIATVSNSAAAVTA; translated from the coding sequence ATGAAAGCCTTGATTACTGGGATAACGGGCCAGGACGGAAGTTATCTCGCTGAGCACCTGCTCGACCTCGGTTACGAGGTGCACGGCTTGGTTCGGCGCGTGGCGATGGAAGATCCCCAGCGCCGCTTCACGCGAATCTCACACTTGCTCGACAAAGTGATGTTGCACCCCGCGAGCCTGGAAAGTTATCCAAGCATATTCAACGTCGTCAGCCGCAACCAATTCGACGAGTGTTACCATCTGGCCGCGCAATCGTTCGTTGCCGAAAGCTTTGCCGACGGTTTTTCGACAATGAACACAAACATCAACGGCACGCACTACATTCTGGCAGCGCTGCGTGAGCTTCAACCACGCTGCCGCTTTTATTTCGCCGGTTCGTCAGAAATGTTCGGCAAGGTGCGCGAAGTACCCCAGAAAGAAACCACGCCGTTTCATCCGCGCTCGCCGTACGGCATCAGCAAAGTTGCCGGTTTCGATCTCACGCGTAATTACCGCGAAGCCTACGACATGTTCTGCGTCAGCGGCATATCGTTCAATCACGAAAGCCCGCGTCGCGGATTCGAATTTGTAACCCGGAAAATCACCGCGGCGGTGGCGCGCATCAAAGCCGGCCAGCAGAAGGATCTCAGTCTTGGTAACCTTGAAGCGCGGCGCGACTGGGGACACGCAAAGGATTACGTGCGCGCAATGTACCTGATGTTGCAGCAGGACACGCCTGACGATTTTGTGGTTGCCAGTGGCGCATCGCACACCGTACGGCAGTTTTGTGAATTAGCGTTCGGGCAGGCGGGCCTTGATTACCGCGACTATGTGGTGCAGGACGATCGCTTCTATCGCCCCGCGGAAGTCGAATCGTTGATTGGCGACGCAACGAAGGCGCGCACCGTTTTGGGCTGGGCGCCGGAACATGATTTCGAGGCACTTGTGAAAGACATGGTTAGTCACGACATCGCTACGGTTTCCAATTCAGCAGCTGCTGTCACGGCGTAA
- the murC gene encoding UDP-N-acetylmuramate--L-alanine ligase, with the protein MHYHLIGICGTAMASLAGMLQARGHHVTGSDEHVYPPMSTMLESLGIPIMRGYKPAHLYFSPLRERRGVGGEVDNSVNPTPNPSPLAVRGIPDCVIVGNAIPRGNPEVEETLNRRLVYRSQAEVVKEEFIRGRRSLVIAGTHGKTTTTSLAAWVIDQCGLNPSFLVGGVVQNFGVSFRVRESDYFIIEGDEYDTAYFDKGPKFMHYLPEIAVVNNIEFDHADIYKDLDAVKLAFRRLMNLVPGNGKLIAGWDSPHVRDVVGSFGEKLFTQLETFGTCEDAKWQARDIRYAGGMTHFRVLREGAPWAEFQTPIIGEFNVRNCLAVIIAADAWGADRKSISDALASFQSVRRRCEVRGEVSGVTIIDDFAHHPTAVRETLAALRTKYAGRRLVAVFEPRSRTSCHATFQDLYVDAFAPADYVIVSRVYDAQRAAEMGGVLDIERLIEDIAATGKPSHAITEVDDIVAQLRKEARSGDVIAVMSNGGFGGIHEKLLTALSEPSAVAGG; encoded by the coding sequence ATGCACTACCACTTAATCGGCATCTGCGGAACTGCGATGGCTTCGCTTGCGGGAATGCTGCAAGCGCGCGGCCATCACGTGACTGGCTCCGATGAGCACGTCTATCCGCCGATGTCCACGATGCTCGAGAGTCTGGGCATTCCGATCATGCGTGGCTACAAACCGGCGCATCTGTATTTCTCCCCTCTCCGCGAGCGGAGAGGGGTTGGGGGAGAGGTCGACAACTCCGTTAACCCCACCCCTAACCCCTCCCCGCTTGCGGTGAGGGGAATACCTGATTGCGTCATCGTAGGGAATGCGATCCCGCGTGGCAATCCCGAAGTTGAAGAGACATTGAACCGGCGGCTTGTTTATCGATCTCAAGCTGAAGTCGTCAAAGAAGAGTTCATTCGCGGCCGCCGGTCTCTGGTAATCGCCGGCACGCATGGCAAGACAACTACGACAAGTCTGGCCGCCTGGGTAATCGATCAGTGCGGCCTGAATCCGTCGTTTCTGGTCGGGGGCGTGGTGCAGAATTTCGGCGTCAGCTTTCGCGTGCGCGAAAGCGACTACTTCATCATCGAAGGCGATGAATACGACACGGCCTACTTCGACAAAGGTCCGAAGTTCATGCACTACCTGCCCGAAATCGCCGTGGTCAACAATATCGAATTCGATCACGCGGACATTTACAAAGATCTCGATGCGGTGAAACTGGCATTCCGGCGGTTAATGAATCTGGTCCCCGGCAACGGAAAGTTGATTGCCGGCTGGGACAGTCCGCACGTGCGTGACGTCGTCGGGTCTTTTGGTGAGAAGCTTTTCACCCAACTGGAAACGTTTGGCACCTGCGAAGATGCGAAGTGGCAGGCGCGCGACATTCGTTACGCCGGCGGCATGACACACTTTAGGGTTCTCCGTGAAGGAGCGCCGTGGGCCGAGTTTCAGACGCCGATAATCGGTGAGTTCAACGTAAGAAATTGTCTGGCGGTGATCATCGCCGCTGACGCCTGGGGCGCAGACCGCAAATCGATCTCTGACGCCCTCGCGAGCTTCCAAAGCGTCCGTCGCCGCTGTGAAGTGCGCGGGGAAGTAAGCGGCGTAACTATCATCGACGATTTTGCCCACCATCCCACGGCGGTGCGCGAGACTCTTGCGGCGCTGCGCACGAAGTACGCCGGCCGCCGGCTGGTGGCCGTGTTCGAACCGCGTTCGCGCACGTCCTGTCACGCCACCTTTCAGGACCTTTATGTTGATGCCTTCGCGCCGGCTGATTACGTGATTGTCTCGCGCGTTTACGATGCGCAGCGCGCGGCTGAAATGGGTGGAGTGCTCGACATTGAAAGACTGATTGAAGACATCGCGGCGACGGGCAAACCATCCCACGCCATCACTGAAGTCGATGACATCGTCGCGCAGTTGCGTAAAGAGGCTCGCTCAGGCGATGTGATCGCGGTCATGTCGAATGGCGGGTTCGGTGGAATTCACGAGAAGCTGCTCACGGCGCTGTCAGAGCCATCTGCGGTAGCGGGTGGTTAA
- a CDS encoding FG-GAP-like repeat-containing protein, producing the protein MNRFKLVLLICLTATSASTASAQPVKFTSPATYPAGAPYVITSGDFNGDGKMDLVAGDVQNNDVVMLLGDGAGAFSAPMKYHQTAAPYYLATGDFNRDGKLDLVTTNPNAATISMFAGKGDGSFVDAVNYSIGRYPTNVRAADFNRDGWPDLALLDGNNNVAVLINNKNGTFQNPVSYALVHLTGTLTVADVNGDGNADLIPQLRSEKKVMVLRGKGDGTFHPPLSSSSASSDPGTGPYSIITGDFDRDGKLDLALVDELLKIMKGNGDGTFGAPSFSFRFRNTAPDVKIGDLNGDGKLDLVASGVFSAQALQIMLGVGDGTFQDAGDQVQGSSSISVVVADLNGDTRVDLAANVNSQLTVALVNVTPGNLDDTSYFVHQQYVDFLAREPDADGFNFWSNEIAGCAGNQPCIEVKRVNVSAAFYLSIEHQETAFLVERLYKAAYGDATGSSTNGGPHQLTVPIVRWHELSVDAQQIAEGVIVRETGWPAVLENNKQNFVKQFVQRARFAAAFPTSMTPAEFVDKLDQNGGRVLSPAEIATAVALFGGANNTANTTARAEALRQVAEDRDLYQAELNRAFVLMQYFGYFRRNPNEGRDSDYSGYEFWLNKLNSFNGNFVEAEMVKAFITSTEYRNRFTQ; encoded by the coding sequence ATGAATAGATTTAAGTTGGTGTTGCTGATCTGTCTGACAGCGACTTCGGCGTCAACGGCATCGGCTCAACCCGTGAAGTTCACTTCGCCGGCCACTTACCCCGCGGGTGCTCCTTACGTAATCACTTCGGGTGATTTCAACGGCGACGGCAAGATGGATTTAGTTGCGGGCGACGTTCAGAACAACGACGTGGTGATGCTGTTGGGAGATGGCGCCGGCGCCTTTAGCGCACCGATGAAGTACCACCAAACAGCCGCTCCGTATTATCTGGCGACGGGGGATTTTAATCGCGATGGCAAGCTTGATCTGGTAACTACAAATCCAAACGCCGCTACCATCAGTATGTTTGCCGGCAAGGGTGATGGTTCGTTTGTGGACGCGGTGAATTATTCCATCGGCAGGTACCCGACTAATGTTCGCGCAGCCGACTTCAATCGGGACGGTTGGCCGGACTTGGCGCTGCTGGACGGCAACAATAACGTAGCCGTCTTAATCAATAACAAGAACGGTACGTTTCAGAACCCGGTGAGCTATGCGCTGGTACATCTTACCGGCACCCTCACCGTGGCCGATGTGAACGGCGATGGCAACGCTGATCTGATTCCGCAACTCCGCAGCGAGAAAAAGGTCATGGTGCTGCGCGGGAAAGGAGATGGCACTTTTCACCCGCCTTTAAGTTCCAGCAGTGCGTCGAGTGATCCCGGCACCGGCCCGTATTCAATCATCACTGGGGATTTTGATCGAGACGGAAAACTTGATCTGGCTTTAGTTGATGAGCTGCTGAAGATCATGAAGGGAAACGGGGACGGAACGTTCGGCGCACCCAGTTTCAGTTTTCGCTTTCGCAACACGGCTCCTGATGTAAAAATCGGAGACCTGAACGGGGACGGAAAGCTCGATCTCGTGGCCTCCGGCGTCTTCAGCGCTCAGGCGCTGCAAATCATGCTGGGAGTTGGTGACGGTACCTTCCAGGACGCCGGCGATCAGGTCCAGGGCAGCAGCAGCATTTCCGTGGTGGTCGCGGACCTTAATGGCGACACCCGCGTCGATCTGGCCGCCAACGTGAACAGCCAGCTAACCGTGGCGCTGGTGAACGTGACGCCCGGCAATCTCGACGACACCAGTTACTTTGTGCACCAACAATATGTGGATTTCCTGGCGCGCGAGCCGGACGCGGATGGCTTCAATTTTTGGAGCAACGAAATCGCCGGCTGCGCCGGCAACCAGCCGTGCATAGAGGTAAAGCGCGTCAACGTTTCCGCGGCATTCTATCTGTCCATTGAACATCAGGAGACCGCTTTCCTGGTTGAGCGGCTTTATAAAGCTGCTTACGGAGATGCCACTGGATCTTCAACGAATGGTGGTCCGCATCAGTTGACAGTCCCCATCGTGCGCTGGCACGAGCTGTCGGTTGACGCGCAGCAGATTGCTGAAGGCGTTATCGTGCGCGAAACGGGCTGGCCCGCGGTCCTCGAAAACAACAAGCAGAACTTTGTGAAGCAATTCGTGCAGCGTGCGCGGTTCGCCGCCGCCTTTCCCACCTCGATGACGCCTGCGGAATTCGTGGACAAACTAGATCAGAATGGCGGACGCGTTCTGTCGCCCGCGGAAATCGCCACTGCGGTCGCGTTGTTCGGCGGCGCGAACAATACCGCCAACACGACTGCCCGGGCTGAGGCGCTCCGGCAGGTGGCTGAAGATCGCGACCTCTACCAGGCCGAGTTGAACCGGGCCTTTGTGCTCATGCAGTACTTTGGATACTTTCGTCGCAATCCGAACGAAGGTCGCGACAGCGACTATTCGGGATACGAGTTCTGGTTGAACAAGCTGAATTCATTCAACGGGAATTTCGTCGAGGCAGAGATGGTGAAGGCTTTCATCACCTCGACCGAATACCGGAATCGTTTTACGCAGTAA